The Anastrepha ludens isolate Willacy chromosome 2, idAnaLude1.1, whole genome shotgun sequence genome contains a region encoding:
- the LOC128867234 gene encoding synaptic vesicle glycoprotein 2B-like isoform X1, producing the protein METVQKSDDRKEDEPVDFEKAMDTAGFGIFNYVLLLVGVFAALASVFETSTMSYILPVAECDLEMTLRDKGLLNAATYAGMITSAIIWGYLADTLGRRKVLIFGYLADTICVFSSSLTQNFQMLVAFKFLGGFIVNGPGAVLFTYLTELHPAKQRPRVLMILGMINSLATLALPLIAWAIFPRAWNFLLFDSLQVYSWQIFLAVCGIPSLIGGLSFIFLPESPKFLMSQGRNAEALHSFQKIYALNQRVPMHTYPIKQLVEEVPNRGSNVNEHVFTVENKPVKPKFKREARTFTQAVRDGMIQIKPMFKKPLLGHSLHAYALQFLILLGLNTIRLWLPQLFASIGEYEALETSKTESANLCTILEYSVNKTAVVTDFAEKCSERPEISVDLYINNIIVSITGLVGYCFAGMIVKVLGAKRLLTFGLLISGCLGIGLYWSVSGLSTLIMSSAFVTICSVSTSSLMGIVIALFPTSLRSLVVATAMMFGRLGALSGNLVFPIFMEMGCIQPFLMVGLVLLAASALSVILPSGTKFNLT; encoded by the exons ATGGAAACCGTTCAAAAAAGTGATGACAGAAAAG AAGATGAGCCGGTCGACTTCGAGAAGGCTATGGACACAGCAGGTTTCGGgatatttaattatgttttgctTCTCGTTGGAGTATTTGCGGCGCTCGCTTCTGTCTTTGAAACTTCTACAATGTCCTACATTCTTCCGGTTGCCGAGTGTGATCTTGAGATGACTCTAAGAGATAAAGGCTTGCTGAATGCAGCAACCTATGCTGGAATGATCACGTCAGCAATCATTTGGGGCTATCTGGCAGATACATTGGGGAGgagaaaagttttaattttcggTTACTTAGCTGATACTATTTGCGTGTTTAGTAGCTCATTGACACAAAACTTTCAAATGCTCGTTGCCTTCAAGTTTTTAGGTGGCTTTAT CGTTAATGGACCCGGCGCTGTACTTTTTACGTATTTAACCGAGTTGCACCCTGCCAAGCAACGACCACGAGTGCTCATGATTTTGGGTATGATCAATTCATTGGCAACGCTAGCTTTACCATTAATAGCATGGGCCATATTTCCAAGAGCttggaattttttattgttcgataGTCTGCAAG TGTACTCTTGGCAAATATTCTTGGCCGTGTGCGGGATACCAAGTTTGATTGGTGGACTTAGTTTCATTTTCTTACCAGAGAGCCCCAAGTTTCTTATGTCTCAAGGGAGAAATGCTGAAGCTCTACATTCATTTCAAAAGATTTATGCCCTTAATCAGAGAGTTCCTATGCATACCTATCCT ATCAAGCAGCTGGTTGAGGAAGTACCGAATCGTGGTTCCAATGTTAATGAGCATGTATTTACAGTGGAGAATAAACCGGTTAAGCCGAAATTTAAGCGTGAAGCAAGAACATTTACACAAGCTGTCCGTGATGGTATGATTCAGATCAAGCCCATGTTCAAGAAACCTTTATTGGGGCATTCGCTTCACGCGTACGCAttgcagtttttaattttgctcgG CTTAAATACCATTCGACTTTGGCTACCGCAATTATTCGCATCAATTGGAGAATACGAAGCTCTGGAGACCTCTAAAACAGAATCAGCGAATCTTTGTACAATTCTAGAGTATAGTGTAAATAAAACAGCTGTGGTAACCGATTTCGCGGAGAAATGCAGTGaa cgTCCGGAAATTTCTGTGGAtctatacataaataatataatagtttCAATAACCGGTTTGGTCGGATATTGTTTTGCCGGAATGATTGTGAAAGTATTGGGAGCAAAACGGCTACTAA CGTTTGGACTTCTAATATCTGGTTGCCTTGGCATCGGACTTTATTGGTCTGTGAGTGGTCTTTCTACGCTAATTATGTCATCAGCGTTTGTGACGATTTGCAGTGTATCGACATCGTCCCTTATGGGCATTGTAATTGCCCTATTTCCAACTTCTCTGCG ATCGCTAGTAGTAGCAACAGCCATGATGTTTGGACGTTTAGGAGCTTTGTCTGGAAATTTGGTCTTCCCTATTTTCATGGAAATGGGTTGCATACAACCGTTCTTGATGGTTGGTCTAGTATTGCTTG CTGCCAGTGCTTTATCTGTCATTTTGCCAAGCGGGACAAAATTTAATCTTACATAA
- the LOC128867234 gene encoding synaptic vesicle glycoprotein 2B-like isoform X2, which produces MSRKFKEDEPVDFEKAMDTAGFGIFNYVLLLVGVFAALASVFETSTMSYILPVAECDLEMTLRDKGLLNAATYAGMITSAIIWGYLADTLGRRKVLIFGYLADTICVFSSSLTQNFQMLVAFKFLGGFIVNGPGAVLFTYLTELHPAKQRPRVLMILGMINSLATLALPLIAWAIFPRAWNFLLFDSLQVYSWQIFLAVCGIPSLIGGLSFIFLPESPKFLMSQGRNAEALHSFQKIYALNQRVPMHTYPIKQLVEEVPNRGSNVNEHVFTVENKPVKPKFKREARTFTQAVRDGMIQIKPMFKKPLLGHSLHAYALQFLILLGLNTIRLWLPQLFASIGEYEALETSKTESANLCTILEYSVNKTAVVTDFAEKCSERPEISVDLYINNIIVSITGLVGYCFAGMIVKVLGAKRLLTFGLLISGCLGIGLYWSVSGLSTLIMSSAFVTICSVSTSSLMGIVIALFPTSLRSLVVATAMMFGRLGALSGNLVFPIFMEMGCIQPFLMVGLVLLAASALSVILPSGTKFNLT; this is translated from the exons ATGagtcgaaaattcaaag AAGATGAGCCGGTCGACTTCGAGAAGGCTATGGACACAGCAGGTTTCGGgatatttaattatgttttgctTCTCGTTGGAGTATTTGCGGCGCTCGCTTCTGTCTTTGAAACTTCTACAATGTCCTACATTCTTCCGGTTGCCGAGTGTGATCTTGAGATGACTCTAAGAGATAAAGGCTTGCTGAATGCAGCAACCTATGCTGGAATGATCACGTCAGCAATCATTTGGGGCTATCTGGCAGATACATTGGGGAGgagaaaagttttaattttcggTTACTTAGCTGATACTATTTGCGTGTTTAGTAGCTCATTGACACAAAACTTTCAAATGCTCGTTGCCTTCAAGTTTTTAGGTGGCTTTAT CGTTAATGGACCCGGCGCTGTACTTTTTACGTATTTAACCGAGTTGCACCCTGCCAAGCAACGACCACGAGTGCTCATGATTTTGGGTATGATCAATTCATTGGCAACGCTAGCTTTACCATTAATAGCATGGGCCATATTTCCAAGAGCttggaattttttattgttcgataGTCTGCAAG TGTACTCTTGGCAAATATTCTTGGCCGTGTGCGGGATACCAAGTTTGATTGGTGGACTTAGTTTCATTTTCTTACCAGAGAGCCCCAAGTTTCTTATGTCTCAAGGGAGAAATGCTGAAGCTCTACATTCATTTCAAAAGATTTATGCCCTTAATCAGAGAGTTCCTATGCATACCTATCCT ATCAAGCAGCTGGTTGAGGAAGTACCGAATCGTGGTTCCAATGTTAATGAGCATGTATTTACAGTGGAGAATAAACCGGTTAAGCCGAAATTTAAGCGTGAAGCAAGAACATTTACACAAGCTGTCCGTGATGGTATGATTCAGATCAAGCCCATGTTCAAGAAACCTTTATTGGGGCATTCGCTTCACGCGTACGCAttgcagtttttaattttgctcgG CTTAAATACCATTCGACTTTGGCTACCGCAATTATTCGCATCAATTGGAGAATACGAAGCTCTGGAGACCTCTAAAACAGAATCAGCGAATCTTTGTACAATTCTAGAGTATAGTGTAAATAAAACAGCTGTGGTAACCGATTTCGCGGAGAAATGCAGTGaa cgTCCGGAAATTTCTGTGGAtctatacataaataatataatagtttCAATAACCGGTTTGGTCGGATATTGTTTTGCCGGAATGATTGTGAAAGTATTGGGAGCAAAACGGCTACTAA CGTTTGGACTTCTAATATCTGGTTGCCTTGGCATCGGACTTTATTGGTCTGTGAGTGGTCTTTCTACGCTAATTATGTCATCAGCGTTTGTGACGATTTGCAGTGTATCGACATCGTCCCTTATGGGCATTGTAATTGCCCTATTTCCAACTTCTCTGCG ATCGCTAGTAGTAGCAACAGCCATGATGTTTGGACGTTTAGGAGCTTTGTCTGGAAATTTGGTCTTCCCTATTTTCATGGAAATGGGTTGCATACAACCGTTCTTGATGGTTGGTCTAGTATTGCTTG CTGCCAGTGCTTTATCTGTCATTTTGCCAAGCGGGACAAAATTTAATCTTACATAA
- the LOC128867234 gene encoding synaptic vesicle glycoprotein 2B-like isoform X3 encodes MDTAGFGIFNYVLLLVGVFAALASVFETSTMSYILPVAECDLEMTLRDKGLLNAATYAGMITSAIIWGYLADTLGRRKVLIFGYLADTICVFSSSLTQNFQMLVAFKFLGGFIVNGPGAVLFTYLTELHPAKQRPRVLMILGMINSLATLALPLIAWAIFPRAWNFLLFDSLQVYSWQIFLAVCGIPSLIGGLSFIFLPESPKFLMSQGRNAEALHSFQKIYALNQRVPMHTYPIKQLVEEVPNRGSNVNEHVFTVENKPVKPKFKREARTFTQAVRDGMIQIKPMFKKPLLGHSLHAYALQFLILLGLNTIRLWLPQLFASIGEYEALETSKTESANLCTILEYSVNKTAVVTDFAEKCSERPEISVDLYINNIIVSITGLVGYCFAGMIVKVLGAKRLLTFGLLISGCLGIGLYWSVSGLSTLIMSSAFVTICSVSTSSLMGIVIALFPTSLRSLVVATAMMFGRLGALSGNLVFPIFMEMGCIQPFLMVGLVLLAASALSVILPSGTKFNLT; translated from the exons ATGGACACAGCAGGTTTCGGgatatttaattatgttttgctTCTCGTTGGAGTATTTGCGGCGCTCGCTTCTGTCTTTGAAACTTCTACAATGTCCTACATTCTTCCGGTTGCCGAGTGTGATCTTGAGATGACTCTAAGAGATAAAGGCTTGCTGAATGCAGCAACCTATGCTGGAATGATCACGTCAGCAATCATTTGGGGCTATCTGGCAGATACATTGGGGAGgagaaaagttttaattttcggTTACTTAGCTGATACTATTTGCGTGTTTAGTAGCTCATTGACACAAAACTTTCAAATGCTCGTTGCCTTCAAGTTTTTAGGTGGCTTTAT CGTTAATGGACCCGGCGCTGTACTTTTTACGTATTTAACCGAGTTGCACCCTGCCAAGCAACGACCACGAGTGCTCATGATTTTGGGTATGATCAATTCATTGGCAACGCTAGCTTTACCATTAATAGCATGGGCCATATTTCCAAGAGCttggaattttttattgttcgataGTCTGCAAG TGTACTCTTGGCAAATATTCTTGGCCGTGTGCGGGATACCAAGTTTGATTGGTGGACTTAGTTTCATTTTCTTACCAGAGAGCCCCAAGTTTCTTATGTCTCAAGGGAGAAATGCTGAAGCTCTACATTCATTTCAAAAGATTTATGCCCTTAATCAGAGAGTTCCTATGCATACCTATCCT ATCAAGCAGCTGGTTGAGGAAGTACCGAATCGTGGTTCCAATGTTAATGAGCATGTATTTACAGTGGAGAATAAACCGGTTAAGCCGAAATTTAAGCGTGAAGCAAGAACATTTACACAAGCTGTCCGTGATGGTATGATTCAGATCAAGCCCATGTTCAAGAAACCTTTATTGGGGCATTCGCTTCACGCGTACGCAttgcagtttttaattttgctcgG CTTAAATACCATTCGACTTTGGCTACCGCAATTATTCGCATCAATTGGAGAATACGAAGCTCTGGAGACCTCTAAAACAGAATCAGCGAATCTTTGTACAATTCTAGAGTATAGTGTAAATAAAACAGCTGTGGTAACCGATTTCGCGGAGAAATGCAGTGaa cgTCCGGAAATTTCTGTGGAtctatacataaataatataatagtttCAATAACCGGTTTGGTCGGATATTGTTTTGCCGGAATGATTGTGAAAGTATTGGGAGCAAAACGGCTACTAA CGTTTGGACTTCTAATATCTGGTTGCCTTGGCATCGGACTTTATTGGTCTGTGAGTGGTCTTTCTACGCTAATTATGTCATCAGCGTTTGTGACGATTTGCAGTGTATCGACATCGTCCCTTATGGGCATTGTAATTGCCCTATTTCCAACTTCTCTGCG ATCGCTAGTAGTAGCAACAGCCATGATGTTTGGACGTTTAGGAGCTTTGTCTGGAAATTTGGTCTTCCCTATTTTCATGGAAATGGGTTGCATACAACCGTTCTTGATGGTTGGTCTAGTATTGCTTG CTGCCAGTGCTTTATCTGTCATTTTGCCAAGCGGGACAAAATTTAATCTTACATAA